The Streptomyces racemochromogenes DNA segment GGCCTTGGAGTCGGAGGACTCGCCGGGCAGGATCCGCTTGACCACCCAGCCCTCCTCCCGGTGCACGAGGTTGGCGCCGAGCAGCCCGATGGCCCGCTGGTAGTGGGGCGGGCCCTCGTTGCGGCGGGCGGGGGAGACGTAGGCGTGCGAGGTGCCGAGTTCGCCGAGGACCTCGCGCAGCAGGTCGGCGAACTCGTCCGGGGAGGCGACGCGTTCGACGAGCGGCCGGTACTGGCGCAGCACGCCGTCCCAGTCGATGCCGCACATCTTCGGCTCCCAGAAGTACGCCCGGATGAGCCGGCCGGCCTCCTCGAAGGCCTGGCGCCACTCGGCCGCCGGGTCCACCTCGTGCAGGATGCGCCGCAGGTCGAGGTAGACGGTGGAGTCGCCGTCACCCGATTCGGTGGCCGGCACGGCGCGCAGGTCACCGTCGTCGTTGACGACGAGCCGGGTGCCGTCGCCGCTGACCGCGAACCAGTCCAGCCCCGACGCCAGTTCCGTCTTGCGGGCCTTGGTCATGTCGAAGTGCTCCAGCGTCGGCTTGCCGCTGGTGTCGGCCGGGTTGGCGAAGGTCTCGCCGAGCGCGCCGGAGATGGGCCAGCGCAGCCAGACCAGTCCGCCGCCGTGCACCGGGTGGAGGGCCGAGTACTTCGACGCGGAGACGGGGAAGGGGGTGACCCGGTTCTCCAGGCCCTCCACTTCCACCGTGACGGTGCCGTCGCCCTCGTCCGGTTCGCCCTCGACGGGGTCGAGTCCGCCGGCGGCGGGCCGGCCGTCGGGGGAGAAGGCGAAGGGGGAGGGGGTGGCCGAGGACAGCGGCACCAGGTAGGGGCGGCAGCCCAGCGGGAAGGACAGGTCGCCGGTGTGGACGTCGTACACCGGGTCGAAACCGCGCCAGGACAGGAAGGCGAGGTAGCGGCCGTCCCGTGTGAAGACCGGGTTCTCGTCCTCGAAGCGGCCGTTGGTGACGTCGACGACGACGGGTGCGCCGGGGCCGGAGATCTTCGCCATCTTGATCTGCCGCAGGGAGCGTCCGATGCCCGGGTGTGACCAGGTCAGCCAGCAGCCGTCGGGGGAGAAGGCGAGGTCGGTGACGGGGCCGTTGATCGACCGGATGAGTTCGGTGACCTCTCCTCTGGACTCCTCCGTCGCGTCGAGCAGCAGCAGCCGTCCGTCGTGGGAGGCGATGGCGAGCCGCTCGCCGTCGGGGTCGGACAGCAGTTCGGTGACGCGGCCCAGCTCGCCCGAGGCCAGCCGGCGAGGCTCGCGGTCGCCGGAGGCGCGGGGCAGGTAGGCGATCTCGATCGCGTCCTCGCCCTCGGCGTCGGTGACGTACGCGACCTGCCCACCGCTGCCGAGCATCTCGGGCAGCCGGACCCGCACGCCGGGGGTGTCGGCGATGGTGCGGGCGGGGCCGTCGCGGTGGGTGAGCCAGTACAGGCTGCCGCGCACGACGACGGCGCTGGCCCGGCCGGTGGTGTCCACGGACAGCGAGTCGACGTTGCTGGCGGCCGGCACCTGGTACGTACGCCGCCCCGCGCGCGGGCCGCCGAGGCGGACCGGCAGCTTGCGCGGCGAGGCCCCTTCGGCGAGGGAGTCCACGAGCCAGATGTCGCCCGCGCACTGGTAGACCACGCGGGAGCCGTCGCTGGAGGCGTGCCGGGCGTAGAACTCGTCGTGGTCGGTGTGGCGGCGCAGGCCGGTGCCGTCGGGCAGGCAGGAGTAGAGGTTGCCGATGCCCTCGTGGTCGGAGAGGAAGGCGATCCGGCCGTCGACGAACATCGGGGATTCGAGGTGTCCCTCGATGTCCTCCAGGAGCCGTCGCCCGTGCAGCCAGAGCCGGCCGGTGGCGCCGCCCCGGTAGCGCTTCCAGGAGGCGGGTTCGTGCGGGGGCTTGCCGGTCAGCAGCAGGCTGCGGTGCTCGCCGTCGACGTCGGCGACCTGGATGTCGGAGACCGGGCCCCAGGGGAGGCGGCCGCCGGGGCTGCCGTCGGTGGGCAGCTTGTAGGCCCACGAGTAGTACGAGAAGGGCTGCCCGTGCGAGGAGACGGCCAGGATGTTGCCGTCCGGGTCCCAGCCGCAGACCCGGGTGTCGGTGGAGCCCCAGTGGCTGAGCCGGCGGGCGGGGCCGCCGTCGACGGGGGCGAGGTGGATCTCCGGGTCGAGGCTGCGCCAGGTGGTGAAGGCGATGTGCCGTCCGTCGGGGGAGAAGCGCGGGTGGCCGACGCGGGTGCGGTCGACGGTGATGCGCCAGGCGCGGCCGGGGGTCTGGCCCTCGGGGACCAGGGGGGCGACCCAGAGGTCGTCTTCGGTGGCGAAACACAGCAGGTCGTCGTGGAGGTGCGGGAAGCGGAGGTACGCGACGTCGTGACTCACCCCCCAATGCTTTCCGTGCCGGAGGGGCCCGGCAACTCGTACAGGTGACCGTGTGGCGCCCGTGTGGGTGACGCATGCGTGTGCCGGCCGCGTGACCCACGCCACCCCACTAGCGAAACGGAACGGTTTCGTTTCGTTAGGCTGGGAGGTAGGCTCTGAAGAGTACGGAACCGTTTCGTTCGGAGGAGGTCGCGATGAAGGCGAGTTGCCGGGTGACCGACGTCATGTCGGCCCGACGCAGCCGGATCACCCCCGAACGGGAAGCCGAACTCCACGGGGCGGTCCTCGACCTCCTGCGCGAGGTCGGCTACGAGGCGCTGACCATGGACGCCGTCGCCGCCCGTACGAAGTCCAGCAAGGCCACCCTCTACCGCCAGTGGGGGAGCAAGCCTGAGCTGGTCGCCAAGGCCCTGCGATGCACCCAGCCGGTCTCCCTGAGGGAGATCGACACGGGCACCCTGCGCGGGGACTTCGCGATGATGGTCGAGCGCTCCGACGACGCGCAGATGGCCAAGGACACCGCGCTGATGCGGGGCCTGGCCCATGCCGTCCACGAGAGCCCGGAGCTGCACCGGGCACTGCGCGACCTGCTCGTCGACCCGGAGATCAACGGTCTCCAGGCGATGCTGCGGCGCGCCGTCGAGCGGGGCGAGATCCGGCCGGACTGCCCGGCCCTGGACTTCGTGCCGCACATGCTCATCGGGGCGTTCATCGCACTGCCGCTGATCGAGGACCGGTCCGTCGACCGGGCTTTCCTCGGCCAGTTCATCGACGCCGTGGTCTTCCCCGCCCTCGGCGTCTGACGTCCCGCCCGGGTGCTCCGCCCGCGGCCGGCTCCCCGGCCGCACGAACGCGCGGAGCACAGCTCCCCAGAAGTACAGAACGTCCTTCCTGCTGCTCCTGACACGCCGCTCTCGTCGTCGGGCCGGCTTTCCACGCCCAGATCCGTCCCGGATCCATCCCACGACCTGAAACGGGAGAACCACGACGTGGCCACCTTCCTCTACCGGCTCGGCCGTGGCGCCTTCAGGCGCCGCGGCCTGGTCGCCCTCGTATGGGTGGCGCTGCTCGTCGCCGCGGGCTTCGGCGCCGCGACGGCCTCCGCGCCCACCTCCGGCTCGTTCTCGATACCCGGCACGGAGGCCCAGAAGGCCTTCGACCTGCTGGACGAGAAGTTCCCGGGCATGTCCGCCGACGGCGCGACCGCCCGCATCGTCGTCAAGGCCCCGGCGGGCGCCAAGGTCACCGACCCGGGCCCCAAGGCCGAGGTCGAGAAGCTCATCTCCGGGCTGAAGAGCGGCGACGGCGCCGCCCAGATCGCCACCGTCGACGACCCGTACCAGACGAAGGCGGTGAGCCAGGACGGCTCCACCACCTACGTCAGCGTGAAGTACAAGGTCAGCGGCATGGAGCTGAAGGACGACACCCGGGAGGCGCTCAAGGACTCGGGCCACGCGGCCCAGAAGGCCGGCCTCCAGGTGGAGATCGGCGGCGACGCGCTGATGGAGGCCCCGGAGACGGGCTCCGGCGAGGCCATCGGCATCCTGATCGCCGGCATCGTCCTCGTCATCACCTTCGGCTCGCTGGTCGCCGCCGGGCTGCCGCTGCTGACCGCGCTGATCGGCGTCGGCATCGGCGTGTCCTCGATCACCGCGCTCGCCAACGTCCTGGACCTCGGCTCCACCACCTCCACCCTCGCGATGATGATCGGCCTGGCGGTCGGCATCGACTACGCGCTCTTCATCGTCTCCCGCTACCGCGTGGAGCTCGCCGAGGGCCGCGAGCGCGACGAGGCCGCCGGCCGCGCCGCCGGAACCGCCGGCTCCGCCGTGGTCTTCGCCGGTCTGACCGTGGTCATCGCCCTGGTGGGCCTGGCCGTCGTCAACATCCCGATGCTGACGAAGATGGGTGTCGCCGCCGCCGGAACGGTGGTCATCGCGGTGCTCGTCGCCCTGACGCTGGTCCCCGCGATCCTCGGCTTCGCGGGCAGGAAGGTGCTGCCCGCCGGCCAGAAGAGCAAGCTGTTCGGCAAGGGCCGCCCGGCCGGCGCCGAGCCCAAGGCCAACGGCGGCACCCGCTGGGCGCGCTTCGTGCTGCGCCGCCCGGTCGTGGTGCTGCTGGCCGGTGTGATCGGCCTCGGCGTGATCGCGATCCCCGCGAGCAAGCTGGAGATGGGCCTGCCGGACGACGGCTCCAAGCCGGTCTCCACCAGCCAGCGCAAGGCGTACGACATGCTGTCCGAGGGCTTCGGCCCCGGCTTCAACGGTCCGCTGATGGTGGTCGTCGACGGTGACAAGGCGCTGGCCGACAGCACCGCCGACCGGATCAAGGGCCTGGACGGGGTGGCGGCGGTGATGCCGCCGCTCCAGAACGAGGCCAAGGACGCCGCGATCGTCAGCGTGATCCCGAAGGACCGGCCGTCATCCACCGAGACCGAGGACCTGGTCCACAAGATCCGCGAGGGCAACGGCAAGGACGTGTTCGTCAGCGGCCAGACCGCGATGAACATCGACTTCTCGCAGAAGATGAACGACGCGCTGCTGCCCTACCTGGCGCTCGTCGTCGGCCTCGCCTTCCTGCTGCTGATGCTGGTCTTCCGCTCGATCCTGGTCCCGCTCAAGGCGGCGCTCGGCTTCCTGCTGTCGGTGGTGGCGGCCCTCGGCGCGGTCGTCGCGGTCTTCCAGTGGGGCTGGCTCGGCTCGCTCTTCGGCGTGGAGCAGACCGGTCCGATCATGTCGATGATGCCGATCTTCATGGTGGGCGTGGTCTTCGGCCTGGCCATGGACTACGAGGTCTTCCTGGTCACCCGCATGCGTGAGGCGTACGTCCACGGCGAGCGGCCGGGCCAGGCCGTGGTGACCGGCTTCCAGTACAGCGCCCGCGTGGTCGTGGCCGCCGCCGTCATCATGATCGCCGTGTTCTCCGGCTTCCTCGGCGCCAGCGACTCGATGGTCAAGATGATCGGCTTCGGCCTGGCCGTCGCCGTCCTCTTCGACGCCTTCGTGGTCCGCATGGCCATCGTGCCGGCGGTGCTGGCGCTGCTCGGCCACAAGGCCTGGTGGCTGCCGAAGTGGCTCGACCGGATCCTGCCCAACGTGGACGTGGAGGGCGAGAGCCTGCGCAAGCACCTCGGCGAGTCCGCCTCCGACGCCGGTTCGCCGGAGGACCCCGACAAGGAGCGCGCGCTCGTCAACGCCTGATCCGCGGGCGAGGACCGCGGGCCCGGCCTCGGTCGGGCCGCGGTCCGGACCGCCGGTCCGGGCCAACGCCCCGCGTCAACGCCGAGCGTCAACCCCGGGCCCGGAAAGTCACACCTGCCGAACGCCGGCCCCGTACCTGGAAGCCCAGGTGCGGGGCCGGTGGCGTTGCGCTACGCCGTCCGGGTGGTGGCGTACGTGCGGCGCAGGAAGCGGCGCAGCGCGGCGCTGTCGAACTGGAGGACGGCGACTCCCTCGGGCGAGTGGAACTCGATCACCACCTGGACGCGCCCGCACGGCCAGACGCGTACGTCTCCGCTCCCCGACGGGGCCAGCAGGCCGGCCTCCAGGAGGGCCAGGGGGAAGACCCACTCGTTGTCGGTGTCCTCGGGGGACAGTTCGGCGGGGAAGACGACGCGCACGGCCAGCGGCTCGGCGGGGGTGAAGCGCAGGGCCACCGGAATGGCCCGGTAGAGGGGCTCGTCGGTGATGACGCGGGCACGCACCCGCTCCTCGACGGCGGTCGCTGTGGCGGTGGCTGCTGGATTCTCGGCGGTCGCTGACATCGACAAGACTCCTCTAATCGGAACATTTCAGTCCGTTTGTCCGTCCAGCCTCGCACATTCCGACGAAACCGCACGGATCTATTTGTGACCTGGCTGCTCTTGCCAACGGTTTGCAACTGGGCACTACTCTTGAACGGTTAAAGACTTGTGCGAGAAAGAGGATGCGGAGCTACTCCATGCATGTGCCCGACGGATTCATCAACACACCCGTCTCGGTGGCCGCAGGAGTAGCGGCCGCCACCGCTGTCGCGGTCAGCCTGCGCGGCGCCCGCCGCGAGCTCGACGAGCGCACCGCCCCGCTGGCCGGCCTCGTCGCCGCCTTCATCTTCGCCGTGCAGATGCTCAACTTCCCGGTCGCCGCGGGCACCAGCGGCCACCTCCTCGGAGGGGCCCTCGCCGCCATACTCGTCGGCCCGTACACCGGCGTGCTCTGCGTGTCCGTCGTCCTGCTGATGCAGGGCATCCTCTTCGCCGACGGCGGCCTCACCGCCCTCGGCGTCAACGTCCTCAACATGGCCGTGGTGACCGTGGTCGTCGCCTACGCCGTCTTCCGCGGCCTCCTCAAGCTGCTGCCCGCCGGCCGCCGCTCGGTCACCGTCGCCGCCTTCGTCGGCGCCCTCCTCTCCGTGCCCGCCGCGGCCGCCGCCTTCACCGCCCTCTACGCCCTCGGCGGCACCACCGACGTCCCGATCGGCAAGGTCATCACCGCCATGGTCGGCGTCCACGTCCTCATCGGCATCGGCGAAGCCGCCATCACCGCCGCGACCGTCGGCGCCGTGATCGCCGTACGCCCCGACCTGGTGCACGGCGCGCGCCGGCTGACCGCCCCGCTGAAGCTGCGCGTCGGCGGCGAACTGGTCGACGCCCCCGCCCCCGCCGCCACCCCGGTGCCGGCCGCCGCCCGCTCCACCCGCAAGCTCTGGCTGACCGGCTTGGCCACCGCCCTCGTACTGGCCGGCTTCGTCTCCTTCTACGCCTCCGCCAGCCCCGACGGCCTGGAGAAGGTCGCCGCCGACAAGGGCATCGACACCAAGGTCGAGGAACACGCCGCCGCGGACTCCCCGCTCGCCGACTACAGCGTCAAGGACGTCTCCGACGCCCGGCTGTCCGGCGGCCTCGCGGGCGTCATCGGCGTCGGCGCGACCGTCGCCGTCGGCACCGGCGTGTTCTGGGCCGTGCGCCGCCGTCGCGCGCAGGACCTGACCGCGACGTCCACGGCCGCCCCGACAGCCGGCTGACATGGGAGCCGGCCACGCGCACAAGCTCTACCGGCACGGGCACTCGCCCGTGCACGAGCTGCCGCCACACTGCAAGATCGCCGCTACGTTCGCCTTCGTGGTCGTCGTCGTGTCCACCCCGCGCGAGGCCATGTGGGCCTTCGCCGGGTACGCCGTCCTCATCGCCGCCGTCGCGGCGGCCGCCCGGATCCCCGCGGGCTTCCTGCTGCGGCGGATGCTGATCGAGGTGCCGTTCGTCCTCTTCGCCGTGCTCATGCCCTTCGTGTCCCAGGGCGAACGCGTGGAGGTCCTCGGCATGTCCCTGAGCGTCTCCGGCCTCTGGGGCGCCTGGAACGTCCTGGCCAAGGGCACCCTCGGCGTGGCCGCCTCCGTACTGCTCGCCTCCACCACAGAACTGCGCGCCCTGCTGCTGGGACTCCAGCGGCTGAAGCTGCCGCCGCTGCTCGTCCAGATCGCCTCCTTCATGATCCGGTACGGCGACGTCATCACCGACGAGCTGCGCCGCATGTCCATCGCCCGCCGCTCGCGCGGGTTCGAGGCGCGCGGCGTCCGGCACTGGGGGGTGCTCGCCAAGACGGCCGGCGCCCTCTTCATCCGCTCCTACGAACGCGGCGAGCGGGTCTACCTCGCCATGGTCAGCCGCGGCTACGCCGGCTCCATGCCGGTGATCGACGACGTCACGGCCACCCGCGCCCAGTGGGCGTACTCGGCCGTGCTGCCCGTGACGGCGCTGGCCGTCTGTCTGATGGGATGGACGCTGTGACGTCTCCTTCTCCTTCTCCTTCTCCTTCCTCCTCCTCCGCCGCTGCGTCCGAGCCCTCCCTGGAGGTGTCCGGGGTCGCCTACGCCTACCCCGACGGGCACCAGGCCCTCTTCGGGGTCGACCTCACCGTCGGCCGCGGGGAGCGGGTCGCACTGCTCGGCCCCAACGGCGCGGGGAAGACCACCCTCGTGCTGCACCTCAACGGCATCCTCGGCGGCGGGGTCGGCTCGGTGAGCGTGGCCGGGCTGCCCGTGGAGAAGCGGAACCTCGCCGAGATCCGGCGCCGGGTGGGCATCGTCTTCCAGGACCCCGACGACCAGCTGTTCATGCCGACCGTGCGGGAGGACGTGGCCTTCGGCCCGGCGGCGGCCGGCCTGCGGGGCGCGGAACTGGAGCATCGGGTCCGCGAGGCGCTCGAACTGGTCGGCATGGCCGGCTTCGCCGACCGGCCGCCGCACCACCTGTCCTTCGGCCAGCGCCGGCGGGTGGCGGTGGCGACCGTACTGGCGATGCGGCCGGAGATCCTCGTCCTGGACGAGCCCTCCTCCAACCTGGACCCGGCCTCGCGGCGCGAGCTCGCCGACATCCTGCGGTCGCTGGACGTGACGGTGCTGATGGTGACCCACGACCTGCCGTACGCGCTGGAACTCTGCCCGCGCTCGGTGATCCTGAGCGAGGGCGTGATCGCCGCCGACGGGCGCACCCGCGACCTGCTGTGCGACGAGGCGCTGATGCGGGAGCACCGGCTGGAGCTGCCGTTCGGCTTCGACCCGCGGTCGGTGGCGGCGGCGTAGGGCGGCTCGCCAGGTGGTGACGTGACGTGGCAGCTAATGCCACAGCGTGGCCGCGTGGCATTAGTCGGTGGTGTCGGGGTGTGGTGCGGGCCGGCCGGGCGCGGTCCGCGGCATAAGGGGCGGCCGATGGTTGTTGGCCTGCTCGTGAACATCCAGGGTGTGGTGACCGAGGGCTTCGAGCCCGTCAGAGACGCCTTCGCGCGCAACTTCGAGGTCCTCGGGGACCGGGGCGCGGCCGTGGCCGTGTACCGGGACGGCCGCAAGGTCGTCGACCTGTGGGCTGGCACGAAGGACGCCGACGGCGACGCCGCCGGGCCCTGGGCCGAGGACACCGTGACGATCGTGCGCTCCGCCACCAAGGGTGTGGCCGCCGCCGTCCCGCTCCTCCTGCATCAGCGCGGACTGCTGGACCTGGACGCGCCGGTGGGCTCGTACTGGCCCGAGTTCAAGGCCGGCGGCAAGGAGAAGACCCTGGTCCGTCACCTCCTCGCCCACCAGGCTGGCGTGCCCGCGCTGGACCGGGGGCTCACCACGGCGCAGGCCGCCGACGGGGTGAGCGGGGCGCGCGCGGTCGCCGCGCAGCGGGCCTTCTGGGAGCCGGGCGCCGAGCACGGCTACCACGCGCAGACCTTCAGCTGGCTGGTCTCCGAGCTGGTGCTGCGGGCGACGGGCCGCACCGTCGGCGGGATCCTCGCGGAGGAGATCGCCGAGCCGCTGGGGCTGGACTTCTGGATAGGCCTGCCGGAGAGCGAGGCGCCGCGGGTGGGCCGGGTGGCGCCGGTGGAGCCGCCGGCGAGCGCGGGGCTGTTGAAGACCCGGCCGAGGAGAAACGTTTCCGAGGCGTACGCCGACCCGGACTCCCTCACCCGGCGCGCCTTCGCGGCCATCGACCCCGCGCCGGACGAGAACGACCCCGTCTACCAGGGGGCCGAGCTCCCCGGTTCCGCCGGCATCGGCACGGCGCGCGCCCTGGCCCGCTTCTACGGGGCGACCATCGGCGTGGTGGAGGACGGGGCGCGGATCTTCACCCCCGCCACCACGGCGCTGGCCGGCACGGAGTTCGCGTCCGGGCCGGACCGGGTGCTGGTCGTGAACACCCGTTTCGGCCCGGGCTACATGCTGCACGGGGCGGCGTCCCCGCTGCTGTCGCCGGCCTCCTTCGGCCACCCGGGGCGGGGCGGGTCCCTGGCCTTCGCGGACCCGGAGGCGGGGATCGGCTTCGGCTACGTCACCAACGCGCACGCCAAGTCGGTCACCGCCGACCCGCGCGCGCAGGCGCTGGTGCGGGCGCTGCGGTCCTGCCTCTGACGCCGTACGGCAGCGGGCGGGGGCGGGGCGGCCGGAACCGGCGGCCGCGGCTGCGGTCTTGATCAGGTCCCTTCGCGTACGTCGGCCAGTGCGGCCGCGGCGTGCTCGATGAGCTCCTTCGGGGCCATGGGGAAGACGGTGTGCGGGGTGCCGGCGGCGGCCCAGACCACGTCGTGCTCCAGCAGCGAGCGGTCGGCCAGCACCCGGGTGCGGGTGCGGTGGCCGAAGGGCGGGACGCCGCCGATGGCGTAGCCGGTGGTCTCGCGGACGAGCGCGGCGTCGGCGCGGGTGACTTTCGCGGCGCCGAGTTGACGCCGCACGGCCTCGACGTCGACCCGGGAGGCGCCGTCCATGAGGACCAGGACCGGTACCCCGTCCGCCGCGAAGATCAGTGACTTCACGATCTGGCTGAGTTCGCAGCCGATCGCCGCGGCGGCGTCGGCGGCCGTACGGGTCCCTTCGGGGAAGGCGCGGACGTCGAGGTCGAGGCCCAGCTCGGTGAGGGCCCGGGCGAAGAGGGGGTGCGGGGTGCTGGTCGTCATGCCGGGACGCTAGCGCTGTGCGGGGGGCCGGGGCCACGCGTTTACCCCGGGCCCCGCCTTCGGGCTCCCGTCCCCGGCCCGGGGAGGTCGGGCGTCGGCATCCCCCGTTCCGGCTGCGGCCGGAGCTCTCAGGTGTGCCGCCCCGCCGGTCGTTCCCCGCGCGCGGCCGGCCCGCGTGTGCCGTTTCGGCCCCCGGCGCTGGCATCCGCCGCGCCGGCCCTGGCTTCGGCCGTCCCGGTTCCGCCCAAGCCGCGCCCGCCCCGGCCGTCGCGCTCCCGACACGGCCGCGCCCGCCCCGGCCGTCTCGGCCCTGGCCCCGGCCGCGCCCGCCCCGGCCGTCCCCGCTCCGCCCCCGGCGGGCTGTTCCGGCGGCCGTGTGCCGGGCCTCCGGGGCCGGGTGGCCGGGTGGTCGGGGGCGGTAGTGGGACGGGGCCGGTGGTCCTCCGGCTCGGGGCCGCGGCCCCGCCGGCGGCGGCCTCGTGCGGTGTGGGCCCCCGTCAGGAGGCGTTCAGGACCGTGGCGACGATGGGGCCCGCCGAGTCGCCGCCGTGGCCGCCGCCTTCGACCATGGCGGCCGCCGCCACATCACCCCGGAAGCCCGTGAACCAGCTGTCCGGGGCCGCCGCGCCGTCGACCTCCGCCGAGCCGGTCTTCGCGCCCTTGTCGGAGCCGCCCACGGAGGACATGGCGCCCGCCGCCGTGCCGCCGGGGCCGGCGGCCTGCTTCATCATCTTCACCAGCTGCGCCGACACCCCCGGTGCCAGCGCGCGCGGGGCGGTGGCCAGGGTGCGCCCGTCCAGCGAGGCCTTGACCAGCACCGGCTGGCGGAACACCCCGGTCCGGGCGGTCGCCGTGATCGACGCGACGTTCAGCGGGTTCATCTGGATGGCGCCCTGGCCGATGTACTCCGCGGCCGCCGACGGGCCGGAGGTCACCGGCACGCTGCCGTCCTGGGACGGGATGCCGGTCTTCCAGTCCAGCCCGATCCCGAAGGCCTCCTTGGCCACCCTCGGCAGTGCCCCGTTGTCGCGCACCTCGTCGATCAGGCCGATGAAGGCCGTGTTGCAGGACTTGGCGAAGCTGGTCGAGAAGGGCTGGCCCTTCAGCGAGAAGTTGTTCAGGTTGTGGAAGACCTTGCCGTCCCACGAGACGCTCTGCGGGCAGTCCGCCGGGCGGTCGGCCGCCACCAGGCCCTTCTCCAGCAGCATCGCCGCCGTGACGATCTTCATCGTCGAGCCGGGCGCCCGCCGGCCCTGCATCGCCGCGTTGAAGCCGTCCCTGCGGTGGTTCGCCACCGCCAGGATGTCGCCGGTGCTCGGCTGGACGGCGACCACGGACGCCTCCGGGTGCTGGGCGACGGCCTTCTCCGCCGCCGCCTGCACGTCGGCGTCCAGGACGGTCCGGATCTCCCCCGGCTTGCCCTCCACCAGCGTCAGCAGGCTCCGCTTCGGCGCGTCCTGGGTGGCCGGTTCGATCCACAGCTCGACGCCGGCCGTGCCGCCGGTCTTCTCCCCGTAGGTCTTGCGCAGCGAGTCCAGCACCGGCCGCAGCGACGGGTACTGCTCGGGCGTCAGCTCCTTGCCGTTGCGGTCGACGGCCTTGACCGGCGGGCTCGCCGGGGTGCCTGTGCGCAGCTTCTCGTCCTTCTGGAGCTGCGGGTGGATCACCGAGGGCTGCCAGTCGACGAGCGGCTTGCCGCTCTCGGTGCCGCGGACGACGGTCAGGCGGGAGTCGTAGACGAGGGGCTTGGCCGTGCCTTGGTGGCTGACTTCGGCCTCGACCTTGAACGGCACCGAGGCGCCCTCCGCCGCGCCGGGGGTGATGACGGCCTTGGACACCATCGCCTTGGCGCGGTAGTCGGCCACCGTGGTCTGCGCGGCCTGGGTGTTGTTGGTCAGCGCGGCGGCCGTGGCGTCGTCGCCGGCCGCCCACGCCGCGAGGAAGGCCTTCGCGGTGGCGGCGGCCTCCTTCTCGGTGACCGGCCCGCTTCCCCCCTTGGCGGCGGTCGCCGTCCTGTTCGTCGTGGCGCGGTCGCCCGCGCCGCCGTCGCCGGCGTCCCCGACCAGCGCGTACACCCCGTACGCGGTACCGCCGGCCATCGCGAGGAACACCCCGCCGACGATGGCACCCTTCGCCGCCCCGTTCACTGCGTCCCCTCCCCAGGAGCCCCCGTTCTCTGAACATGTTCAAAGAACCTGTGAGGAGACCTTACCTCTCAGTAACGGGTCAGATCCAGGTGTCCAGCCACATCCGGCCACGCCACGAGTCCATGGGCAGGGTCTGGCCGGTGTAGATCGGCCAGAAATAGATGAAGTTCCAGATGATCAGGAGGATGAGGACGCCCGCGCCGATCGCGCCCACCGCGCGCCGCCGCTCCGAGGAGCCCGCCGGTCCCAGCAGGGCGCCGACCAGCATCGCCACCGCCAGGCAGAGGTAGGGGACAAAGACCACCGCGTAGAAGTAGAAGATGGTCCGCTCCTGGTAGTTGAACCAGGGCAGCAGGCCCGCGCCCAGCGCGCACGCGATGGCGCCCGCCCGCCAGTCGCGGCGGAAGAACCACCGCCACAGCACGTACAGCAGCGCGAAGCAGCCCGCCCACCACAGCAGCGGTGTGCCGAGGGCCAGCACCTCGCGGGCGCACTTGCCGGCCTCGGACGCCGGGCAGCCGTCGGTGCCGGGCGAGGGGGACTCGTAGAAGTAGGAGACCGGCCGGCCCAGGACCAGCCAGCTCCACGGGTTCGACTCGTAGGTGTGGCCGGAGGTCAGGCCCACGTGGAACTTGTAGACCTCCGTCTCGTAGTGCCACAGGCTGCGCAGCCACTCGGGGAGGAAGGACAGCGCGCTGCCCTGGTCGTACTTGGCGGCCCAGTCGCGGAAGTAGCCGCCCTTGCCGTTGTCCGGACTGAGGATCCAGCCCGTCCAGGAGGCCAGGTACACG contains these protein-coding regions:
- a CDS encoding TetR/AcrR family transcriptional regulator, which gives rise to MSARRSRITPEREAELHGAVLDLLREVGYEALTMDAVAARTKSSKATLYRQWGSKPELVAKALRCTQPVSLREIDTGTLRGDFAMMVERSDDAQMAKDTALMRGLAHAVHESPELHRALRDLLVDPEINGLQAMLRRAVERGEIRPDCPALDFVPHMLIGAFIALPLIEDRSVDRAFLGQFIDAVVFPALGV
- a CDS encoding S41 family peptidase; amino-acid sequence: MSHDVAYLRFPHLHDDLLCFATEDDLWVAPLVPEGQTPGRAWRITVDRTRVGHPRFSPDGRHIAFTTWRSLDPEIHLAPVDGGPARRLSHWGSTDTRVCGWDPDGNILAVSSHGQPFSYYSWAYKLPTDGSPGGRLPWGPVSDIQVADVDGEHRSLLLTGKPPHEPASWKRYRGGATGRLWLHGRRLLEDIEGHLESPMFVDGRIAFLSDHEGIGNLYSCLPDGTGLRRHTDHDEFYARHASSDGSRVVYQCAGDIWLVDSLAEGASPRKLPVRLGGPRAGRRTYQVPAASNVDSLSVDTTGRASAVVVRGSLYWLTHRDGPARTIADTPGVRVRLPEMLGSGGQVAYVTDAEGEDAIEIAYLPRASGDREPRRLASGELGRVTELLSDPDGERLAIASHDGRLLLLDATEESRGEVTELIRSINGPVTDLAFSPDGCWLTWSHPGIGRSLRQIKMAKISGPGAPVVVDVTNGRFEDENPVFTRDGRYLAFLSWRGFDPVYDVHTGDLSFPLGCRPYLVPLSSATPSPFAFSPDGRPAAGGLDPVEGEPDEGDGTVTVEVEGLENRVTPFPVSASKYSALHPVHGGGLVWLRWPISGALGETFANPADTSGKPTLEHFDMTKARKTELASGLDWFAVSGDGTRLVVNDDGDLRAVPATESGDGDSTVYLDLRRILHEVDPAAEWRQAFEEAGRLIRAYFWEPKMCGIDWDGVLRQYRPLVERVASPDEFADLLREVLGELGTSHAYVSPARRNEGPPHYQRAIGLLGANLVHREEGWVVKRILPGESSDSKARSPLAGTGIRDGAVLTHVDGRSVDPVAGPYPLLSAAGGTTVELTFRPAEGEGRARRVAVVPLIDERPLRYQDWVSKRRAVVRELSGGRCGYLHIPDMGGSGWAQFNRDLRMEMSRPALIVDVRGNAGGHISELVVEKLTRSILGWDLTRDAQPVSYASNAPRGPIVALADEATSSDGDMITAAFKLLGLGPVVGQRTWGGVVGMTGRHTLGDGTVITVPMNAAWFPEYGWSVENHGVEPDLAILRTPLDWAEGRHAQLDDAVHLALELLEQDPAAVPPGYTDVPDRRRPKLPPRE
- a CDS encoding MMPL family transporter; translation: MATFLYRLGRGAFRRRGLVALVWVALLVAAGFGAATASAPTSGSFSIPGTEAQKAFDLLDEKFPGMSADGATARIVVKAPAGAKVTDPGPKAEVEKLISGLKSGDGAAQIATVDDPYQTKAVSQDGSTTYVSVKYKVSGMELKDDTREALKDSGHAAQKAGLQVEIGGDALMEAPETGSGEAIGILIAGIVLVITFGSLVAAGLPLLTALIGVGIGVSSITALANVLDLGSTTSTLAMMIGLAVGIDYALFIVSRYRVELAEGRERDEAAGRAAGTAGSAVVFAGLTVVIALVGLAVVNIPMLTKMGVAAAGTVVIAVLVALTLVPAILGFAGRKVLPAGQKSKLFGKGRPAGAEPKANGGTRWARFVLRRPVVVLLAGVIGLGVIAIPASKLEMGLPDDGSKPVSTSQRKAYDMLSEGFGPGFNGPLMVVVDGDKALADSTADRIKGLDGVAAVMPPLQNEAKDAAIVSVIPKDRPSSTETEDLVHKIREGNGKDVFVSGQTAMNIDFSQKMNDALLPYLALVVGLAFLLLMLVFRSILVPLKAALGFLLSVVAALGAVVAVFQWGWLGSLFGVEQTGPIMSMMPIFMVGVVFGLAMDYEVFLVTRMREAYVHGERPGQAVVTGFQYSARVVVAAAVIMIAVFSGFLGASDSMVKMIGFGLAVAVLFDAFVVRMAIVPAVLALLGHKAWWLPKWLDRILPNVDVEGESLRKHLGESASDAGSPEDPDKERALVNA
- a CDS encoding SsgA family sporulation/cell division regulator; translation: MSATAENPAATATATAVEERVRARVITDEPLYRAIPVALRFTPAEPLAVRVVFPAELSPEDTDNEWVFPLALLEAGLLAPSGSGDVRVWPCGRVQVVIEFHSPEGVAVLQFDSAALRRFLRRTYATTRTA